Proteins encoded within one genomic window of Prauserella marina:
- the rplB gene encoding 50S ribosomal protein L2: MGIRKYKPTTPGRRGSSVSDFAEITRSTPEKSLLAPLSKTGGRNASGKITTRHKGGGHKRAYRIIDFRRHDKDGVPAKVAHIEYDPNRSARIALLHYADGEKRYIIAPEKLKQGDRVEAGPRADIKPGNNLPLRNIPVGTVIHAIELRPGGGAKIARSAGARVQLVAKDGPYAQLRMPSGEIRNVDVRNRATVGEVGNSEHSNINWGKAGRNRWRGKRPTVRGVVMNPVDHPHGGGEGKTSGGRHPVNPNGKPEGRTRRNKPSDKLIVRRRRTGKKR, from the coding sequence ATGGGCATCCGCAAGTACAAGCCGACAACTCCGGGGCGCCGGGGCTCTTCGGTCTCCGATTTCGCAGAGATCACCAGGTCCACACCGGAAAAGTCGCTGCTCGCGCCGCTGAGCAAGACCGGTGGCCGCAACGCCTCCGGCAAGATCACCACCCGGCACAAGGGTGGCGGTCACAAGCGTGCGTACCGGATCATCGACTTCCGGCGTCACGACAAGGACGGCGTGCCTGCCAAGGTCGCGCACATCGAGTACGACCCCAACCGGTCGGCTCGTATCGCCTTGCTGCACTACGCCGACGGCGAGAAGCGGTACATCATCGCGCCGGAAAAGCTCAAGCAGGGTGACAGGGTGGAGGCCGGCCCTCGCGCCGACATCAAGCCCGGCAACAACCTGCCGCTGCGCAACATCCCGGTCGGCACCGTGATCCACGCGATCGAGCTCCGCCCCGGTGGCGGCGCCAAGATCGCGAGGTCCGCAGGCGCTCGTGTGCAGCTCGTCGCCAAGGACGGTCCGTACGCCCAGCTGCGGATGCCTTCGGGCGAGATCCGCAACGTGGACGTGCGCAACCGCGCCACCGTCGGCGAGGTCGGCAACTCCGAGCACTCCAACATCAACTGGGGCAAGGCGGGCCGCAACCGCTGGCGGGGCAAGCGTCCCACCGTTCGCGGTGTCGTCATGAACCCGGTCGACCACCCGCACGGTGGTGGTGAGGGCAAGACCTCGGGTGGCCGTCACCCGGTCAACCCGAACGGTAAGCCGGAAGGCCGCACTCGCCGCAACAAGCCGAGCGACAAGTTGATCGTCCGCCGCCGGCGTACCGGCAAGAAGCGCTGA
- the rpsS gene encoding 30S ribosomal protein S19, with the protein MPRSLKKGPFVDDHLLKKVDVLNESGKKTVIKTWSRRSTIIPDMLGHTIAVHDGRKHVPVFVTEAMVGHKLGEFAPTRTFKGHIKDDRKSRRR; encoded by the coding sequence ATGCCGCGCAGCCTGAAGAAGGGCCCGTTCGTGGACGACCACCTGCTCAAGAAGGTGGACGTGCTCAACGAGTCGGGCAAGAAGACCGTGATCAAGACCTGGTCCCGCAGGTCGACGATCATTCCGGACATGCTGGGACACACCATTGCGGTGCACGATGGCCGCAAGCACGTCCCGGTGTTCGTCACCGAGGCCATGGTGGGCCACAAACTTGGCGAGTTCGCACCCACGCGAACCTTCAAGGGCCACATCAAGGACGACCGCAAGTCGCGTCGCCGCTGA
- the rplV gene encoding 50S ribosomal protein L22 gives MNVREEGAAVEELPTAYARARFVRDSPTKVRRVIELIKGRNANEALAVLRFAPQTASDPVAKVLASAMANAENNLDLDPDTLWIKNAYADEGPTLKRIRPRAQGRAYRIRKRTSHITVEVESRPEAKSKSKKKAGGR, from the coding sequence ATGAACGTGCGTGAGGAGGGTGCAGCCGTGGAAGAACTGCCGACGGCTTACGCCCGGGCTCGCTTCGTCCGGGACTCGCCGACCAAGGTGCGCCGGGTGATCGAGCTGATCAAGGGTCGCAATGCCAACGAGGCTCTTGCCGTGCTCCGGTTCGCGCCGCAGACGGCCAGCGACCCGGTGGCGAAGGTGCTCGCGAGCGCCATGGCCAACGCCGAGAACAACCTCGACCTCGATCCGGACACGCTCTGGATCAAGAACGCTTATGCCGACGAGGGCCCGACCCTCAAGCGCATCCGGCCGCGTGCCCAGGGCCGCGCTTACCGGATTCGCAAGCGGACGAGCCACATCACGGTCGAGGTCGAGTCGCGGCCGGAAGCCAAGTCCAAGAGCAAGAAGAAGGCAGGTGGCCGGTAG
- the rpsC gene encoding 30S ribosomal protein S3, whose amino-acid sequence MGQKINPHGFRLGITTDWKSRWYADKQYSEYVAEDVKIRKLLSTGMERAGISKVEIERTRDRVRVDIHTARPGIVIGRRGAEADRIRGALEKLTGKQVQLNILEVKNPEADAQLVAQGVAEQLSNRVAFRRAMRKAIQTSMRSPQVKGIRVQCSGRLGGAEMSRSEHYRDGRVPLHTLRADIDYGFFEARTTFGRIGVKVWIYKGDIVGGLKGRAERDAAAAADRAPRRERPSRRRSGSSGTTPTSTEAGRAAAASQGGAQSDTEAATTQAPQVASPDATEKTEG is encoded by the coding sequence GTGGGCCAGAAAATCAACCCGCACGGCTTCCGGCTCGGGATCACCACGGACTGGAAGTCGCGCTGGTACGCCGACAAGCAGTACTCGGAGTACGTGGCCGAGGACGTGAAGATCCGCAAGCTGCTGTCCACGGGCATGGAGCGCGCGGGTATCTCCAAGGTCGAGATCGAGCGCACCCGTGACCGGGTCAGGGTCGACATCCACACCGCGAGGCCGGGCATCGTCATCGGCCGCCGCGGTGCGGAGGCCGACCGGATTCGTGGTGCGCTGGAGAAGCTCACCGGCAAGCAGGTGCAGCTCAACATCCTTGAGGTGAAGAACCCCGAGGCCGACGCCCAGCTCGTTGCGCAGGGTGTCGCGGAGCAGCTCTCGAACCGCGTTGCCTTCCGTCGTGCGATGCGTAAGGCAATCCAGACGTCCATGCGGTCCCCGCAGGTCAAGGGCATTCGCGTGCAGTGCAGTGGTCGTCTCGGTGGCGCCGAGATGTCCAGGTCCGAGCACTACCGCGACGGCCGCGTCCCGCTGCACACGCTGCGTGCCGACATCGACTACGGCTTCTTCGAGGCTCGTACGACGTTCGGTCGCATCGGCGTGAAGGTGTGGATCTACAAGGGCGACATCGTCGGTGGCCTGAAGGGTCGCGCCGAGCGCGATGCCGCTGCCGCCGCCGACAGGGCTCCGCGCCGTGAGCGTCCTTCGCGGCGTCGTTCTGGCTCCTCGGGCACCACGCCCACGTCGACCGAGGCCGGCCGTGCCGCCGCGGCTTCGCAGGGTGGCGCCCAGAGCGACACCGAGGCCGCGACCACCCAGGCCCCGCAGGTGGCTTCTCCGGACGCCACAGAGAAAACGGAGGGCTGA
- the rplP gene encoding 50S ribosomal protein L16, with amino-acid sequence MLIPRKVKHRKQHSPKRAGAAKGGTKVTFGEFGIQALEHSYVTNRQIESARIAMTRHIKRGGKIWINIFPDRPLTKKPAETRMGSGKGSPEWWVANVKPGRVMFEMSFPNETVAREALRRAIHKLPMKCRIVTREGGEF; translated from the coding sequence GTGCTCATCCCACGCAAGGTCAAGCACCGTAAGCAGCACTCGCCCAAGCGGGCCGGTGCCGCCAAGGGCGGCACCAAGGTGACCTTTGGTGAGTTCGGCATTCAGGCGCTTGAGCACAGCTACGTGACCAACCGGCAGATCGAGTCCGCGCGTATTGCCATGACAAGGCACATCAAGCGTGGCGGGAAGATCTGGATCAACATTTTCCCCGACCGGCCGCTCACCAAGAAGCCCGCGGAAACCCGCATGGGTTCCGGTAAGGGCTCGCCGGAGTGGTGGGTTGCCAACGTGAAGCCGGGTCGAGTGATGTTCGAGATGAGCTTCCCGAACGAGACAGTGGCCCGCGAGGCATTGCGCCGCGCGATCCACAAACTCCCGATGAAGTGCCGGATCGTGACGCGCGAAGGTGGTGAGTTCTGA
- the rpmC gene encoding 50S ribosomal protein L29, protein MAAAGVVTSELRELTAEELVLRLKEAKEELFNLRFQMATGQLDNNRRLRTVRADIARIYTVMRERELGLSIAPEENESEGAA, encoded by the coding sequence ATGGCGGCCGCAGGCGTCGTGACGTCAGAGCTTCGTGAGCTCACTGCGGAGGAGCTCGTGCTCCGTCTGAAGGAAGCCAAGGAGGAGCTGTTCAACCTCCGGTTCCAGATGGCGACCGGTCAGCTCGACAACAACCGCAGGCTGCGCACGGTTCGTGCGGACATCGCCCGCATCTACACCGTGATGCGTGAGCGCGAACTCGGGCTGTCGATCGCGCCCGAGGAGAACGAGAGTGAAGGTGCGGCATGA
- the rpsQ gene encoding 30S ribosomal protein S17: protein MTEPVQKKDSGRNYRKVREGLVVSDKMDKTIVVELEDRKKHPRYSKVLRSTKKVKAHDEQNTAGVGDRVLLMETRPTSATKRWRLVEIREKAK from the coding sequence ATGACCGAGCCGGTGCAGAAGAAGGATTCCGGTCGTAACTACCGGAAGGTCCGTGAGGGCCTCGTGGTGTCCGACAAGATGGACAAGACGATCGTCGTCGAGCTCGAGGACCGCAAGAAGCACCCGCGCTACAGCAAGGTTCTGCGCTCCACCAAGAAGGTGAAGGCTCACGACGAGCAGAACACCGCTGGTGTGGGTGACCGGGTACTGCTGATGGAGACCCGGCCGACGTCCGCCACCAAGCGTTGGCGGCTGGTCGAGATCCGCGAGAAGGCCAAGTAA
- the rplN gene encoding 50S ribosomal protein L14 — MIQQESRLRVADNTGAKEILTIRVLGGSGRRYAGIGDIIVATVKDAIPGANVKRGDVVKAVIVRTAKEKRRPDGSYIRFDENAAVLIKTDNEPRGTRIFGPVGRELRDRKFMKIISLAPEVL, encoded by the coding sequence GTGATCCAGCAGGAGTCGCGACTACGAGTCGCCGACAACACGGGTGCCAAGGAGATCCTGACCATCCGCGTGCTCGGTGGCTCGGGGCGGCGCTACGCGGGCATCGGCGACATCATCGTCGCTACCGTCAAGGACGCCATCCCGGGCGCCAACGTGAAGCGTGGTGACGTGGTCAAGGCCGTCATCGTCCGCACAGCGAAGGAGAAGCGTCGCCCCGACGGTTCCTACATTCGCTTCGACGAGAACGCCGCGGTGCTCATCAAGACCGACAACGAGCCGCGAGGCACCCGTATCTTCGGACCGGTCGGCCGCGAACTCCGCGACCGCAAGTTCATGAAGATCATCTCGCTTGCGCCGGAGGTGCTCTAA
- the rplX gene encoding 50S ribosomal protein L24 — protein sequence MKVKKGDTVLVIAGKDKGAKGKVIQSYPERQRVLVEGVNRIKKHTRITQTQRGAQSGGIITQEAPIHVSNVMVVDSDGKPTRVGYRIGEDGKKVRISRRTGKDI from the coding sequence ATGAAGGTGAAGAAGGGCGACACCGTCCTCGTCATCGCCGGTAAGGACAAGGGCGCGAAGGGCAAGGTCATTCAGTCCTACCCCGAGCGTCAGCGGGTCCTCGTCGAGGGTGTCAACCGGATCAAGAAGCACACGCGCATCACACAGACGCAGCGGGGTGCCCAGTCCGGCGGCATCATCACCCAGGAGGCGCCCATCCACGTTTCGAACGTGATGGTCGTGGACTCCGACGGCAAGCCGACGCGCGTTGGCTACCGCATTGGCGAGGACGGCAAGAAGGTTCGTATCTCGCGTAGGACGGGCAAGGACATCTGA
- the rplE gene encoding 50S ribosomal protein L5: MTTAEKTYPTPRLKTRYREEIAGQLREEFAFANPHQIPGVVKVVVNMGVGDAAKDSKLIEGAVRDLATITGQKPEVRKARKSIAQFKLREGQPIGARVTLRGDRMWEFLDRLLTIALPRIRDFRGLSDRQFDGKGNYTFGLTEQSMFHEINPDAIDRPRGMDVTVVTTATTDDEGRALLRKLGFPFKEN; this comes from the coding sequence ATGACGACCGCAGAGAAAACGTATCCAACGCCGCGGTTGAAGACCCGATACCGCGAAGAGATCGCAGGGCAGCTCCGCGAGGAGTTCGCCTTCGCCAACCCCCACCAGATTCCCGGTGTGGTCAAGGTTGTTGTCAACATGGGCGTCGGCGACGCCGCCAAGGACAGCAAGCTGATCGAGGGCGCCGTCCGCGACCTCGCCACCATCACAGGGCAGAAGCCCGAGGTGCGCAAGGCACGCAAGTCCATCGCGCAGTTCAAGCTGCGCGAGGGCCAGCCCATCGGCGCTCGCGTGACGCTGCGTGGCGACCGCATGTGGGAATTCCTCGACCGGTTGCTGACCATCGCGCTGCCCCGTATCCGCGACTTCCGCGGGCTCTCGGACCGGCAGTTCGACGGCAAGGGCAACTACACGTTCGGCCTGACCGAGCAGTCGATGTTCCACGAGATCAACCCTGACGCCATCGACCGCCCCCGCGGAATGGATGTCACGGTCGTCACGACCGCCACCACCGACGACGAGGGCCGCGCGCTGCTTCGCAAGCTCGGCTTCCCGTTCAAGGAGAACTGA
- a CDS encoding type Z 30S ribosomal protein S14 codes for MAKKALIAKAARKPKFKVRAYTRCQRCGRPHSVYRKFGLCRICLREMAHAGQLPGVSKSSW; via the coding sequence ATGGCCAAGAAAGCTCTGATCGCCAAGGCGGCCCGCAAGCCGAAGTTCAAGGTGCGCGCCTACACCCGCTGCCAGCGCTGCGGCCGGCCCCACTCGGTCTACCGCAAGTTCGGCCTCTGCCGAATCTGCCTGCGGGAGATGGCGCACGCGGGCCAGCTTCCCGGCGTCAGCAAATCCAGCTGGTGA
- the rpsH gene encoding 30S ribosomal protein S8, with product MTMTDPIADFLTRLRNANSAYHDEVVLPHSKIKANIADILKREGYISDFRSEPGEKHKNLIVELKYGPNRERSLAGLRRISKPGLRVYAKSTTLPSVLGGLGVAIISTSSGLQTDRQCKRNGVGGEVLAYVW from the coding sequence ATGACGATGACCGACCCGATCGCAGACTTCTTGACTCGTCTGCGTAACGCGAACTCGGCGTACCACGACGAGGTCGTGCTTCCTCACTCGAAGATCAAGGCGAACATCGCCGACATCCTCAAGCGCGAGGGCTACATCTCGGACTTCCGCTCCGAGCCCGGCGAGAAGCACAAGAACCTGATCGTCGAGCTCAAGTACGGCCCGAACCGTGAGCGCAGCCTCGCGGGCTTGCGCCGTATCTCCAAGCCCGGCCTTCGGGTGTACGCGAAATCGACCACTCTGCCCAGCGTCCTCGGTGGCCTTGGCGTCGCGATCATCTCGACGTCCTCCGGCCTCCAGACCGACCGGCAGTGCAAGCGCAACGGCGTGGGCGGCGAAGTCCTCGCCTACGTTTGGTGA
- the rplF gene encoding 50S ribosomal protein L6: MSRIGKLPITVPSGVEVTIEGQHVTVKGPKGTLEHTVPEPIALERDEDGVLTVKRPDDERESRALHGLTRTLVNNLVVGVTDGYEKKMEIHGVGYRVQAKGSDLEFALGYSHPVMIKAPEGITFKVETPTRFSVSGIDKQKVGQIAAVIRKLRRPDPYKGKGLRYEGERIRRKVGKTGK; this comes from the coding sequence ATGTCACGCATCGGAAAGTTGCCGATCACCGTCCCCTCCGGGGTCGAGGTGACCATCGAAGGGCAACACGTCACAGTCAAGGGGCCCAAGGGCACCCTTGAGCACACGGTCCCGGAGCCGATCGCGCTTGAGCGCGACGAAGACGGCGTTCTGACGGTCAAGCGGCCGGACGACGAGCGGGAGAGCCGCGCGCTGCACGGCCTGACCCGCACACTGGTGAACAACCTCGTCGTCGGTGTCACCGATGGCTACGAGAAGAAGATGGAAATCCACGGGGTCGGTTACCGCGTGCAGGCCAAGGGCTCGGACCTTGAGTTCGCCCTCGGCTACAGCCACCCGGTAATGATCAAGGCTCCGGAGGGCATCACCTTCAAGGTGGAGACCCCGACCAGGTTCTCGGTGTCCGGCATCGACAAGCAGAAGGTCGGCCAGATCGCGGCGGTCATCCGCAAGTTGCGGCGCCCTGACCCCTACAAGGGCAAGGGCCTTCGCTACGAGGGCGAGCGCATCCGTCGCAAGGTCGGAAAGACGGGTAAGTGA
- the rplR gene encoding 50S ribosomal protein L18: protein MSETVTKRKPVGKDISTRRRAGKVRRHARLRKKISGTPERPRMSVKRSSRHIVVQLIDDLTGHTLASASSLEADVQAVEGDKKAKAAKVGELVAARAKNAGISKAVFDRGGNAYHGRIAALADAAREAGLEF from the coding sequence ATGAGCGAAACGGTTACTAAGCGCAAGCCGGTCGGCAAGGACATCTCGACCCGTCGCCGTGCAGGCAAGGTTCGTCGGCACGCCCGGCTGCGCAAGAAGATCAGCGGCACCCCGGAACGCCCCAGGATGTCGGTGAAGCGTTCGTCGCGGCACATCGTCGTTCAGTTGATCGACGATCTCACCGGGCACACCCTTGCTTCCGCGTCCAGCCTTGAGGCGGACGTGCAGGCCGTCGAGGGTGACAAGAAGGCCAAGGCCGCCAAGGTTGGCGAACTGGTCGCGGCTCGCGCCAAGAACGCGGGCATCTCCAAAGCGGTGTTCGACCGGGGTGGCAACGCCTACCACGGCCGGATCGCCGCGCTGGCCGACGCCGCCCGCGAGGCGGGGTTGGAGTTCTAG
- the rpsE gene encoding 30S ribosomal protein S5, translated as MPGRTRQSGGQGGPGGDRERGGGRDRRDRRDGGRGGAAQDKTPHLERVVAINRVAKVVKGGRRFSFTALVVVGDGDGQVGVGYGKAKEVPAAIAKGVEEAKKNFFRVPRIAGTIPHPVQGEEAAGVVLLRPASAGTGVIAGGPVRAVLECAGVHDVLSKSLGSDNAINIVHATVRALKDLQRPEEVAARRGLPLEDVAPARMLRQRAGQGV; from the coding sequence ATGCCGGGACGTACGCGGCAATCCGGCGGCCAGGGCGGACCCGGAGGCGACCGCGAACGCGGTGGCGGCCGGGACCGCAGGGACCGTCGTGACGGTGGCCGTGGCGGGGCGGCCCAGGACAAGACCCCGCACCTCGAGCGCGTCGTAGCGATCAACCGCGTGGCCAAGGTCGTCAAGGGTGGTCGTCGCTTCAGCTTCACCGCGCTGGTCGTCGTCGGTGACGGCGACGGGCAGGTCGGTGTCGGTTACGGCAAGGCCAAGGAAGTGCCGGCCGCCATCGCCAAGGGCGTCGAGGAGGCGAAGAAGAACTTCTTCCGCGTTCCTCGTATCGCAGGCACCATCCCGCACCCGGTACAGGGTGAGGAGGCCGCTGGTGTGGTGCTGCTGCGCCCCGCCAGTGCCGGTACCGGTGTCATCGCCGGTGGCCCTGTCCGTGCGGTGCTTGAGTGCGCTGGTGTGCACGACGTGTTGTCGAAGTCGCTCGGCAGCGACAACGCGATCAACATCGTGCACGCGACGGTGCGGGCGCTGAAGGACCTGCAACGTCCGGAGGAGGTCGCGGCTCGCCGTGGCTTGCCGCTTGAGGATGTCGCGCCGGCCAGGATGCTGCGTCAGCGCGCGGGCCAGGGGGTCTGA
- the rpmD gene encoding 50S ribosomal protein L30, with protein sequence MTQLKVTQIKSAIGTKQNHRASLRTLGLRKIRQSVVRDDTPQVRGLIHTVRHLVVVEEVK encoded by the coding sequence ATGACGCAGCTTAAGGTCACTCAGATCAAGAGCGCGATCGGCACGAAGCAGAACCACCGTGCCTCTCTGCGTACCCTCGGGCTGCGCAAGATTCGGCAGTCCGTGGTTCGGGATGACACGCCTCAGGTGCGCGGGCTCATCCACACCGTTAGGCACCTGGTTGTAGTGGAGGAGGTCAAGTAA
- the rplO gene encoding 50S ribosomal protein L15 yields MAIKIHHLRPAPGAKRDKIRVGRGEGSKGKTAGRGTKGTKARKNVPAGFEGGQMPIHMRLPKLRGFKNRFRTEYQPVNVGDIARVFADGGKVSKEDLAANGLVRKGKLVKVLGNGEVEGVKLDITADAFSASAKEKLEAAGGSITKL; encoded by the coding sequence ATGGCCATCAAGATCCACCACTTGCGACCTGCACCCGGCGCCAAGCGGGACAAGATCCGCGTCGGCCGTGGTGAGGGCTCCAAGGGTAAGACCGCCGGTAGGGGTACGAAGGGCACGAAGGCCCGGAAGAACGTTCCCGCCGGCTTCGAGGGTGGGCAGATGCCCATCCACATGCGGCTGCCGAAGCTGCGTGGTTTCAAGAACCGGTTCCGTACCGAGTACCAGCCGGTCAACGTCGGTGACATCGCCAGGGTGTTCGCCGATGGCGGCAAGGTCAGCAAGGAAGACCTCGCGGCGAATGGCCTTGTTCGCAAGGGCAAGCTCGTGAAGGTCCTCGGCAACGGCGAGGTGGAGGGCGTCAAGCTCGACATCACCGCCGACGCTTTCTCGGCAAGCGCCAAGGAGAAGCTCGAAGCCGCTGGTGGCTCCATCACCAAGCTCTGA
- the secY gene encoding preprotein translocase subunit SecY, with product MLSAFRSALATPDLRKKILFTLMIVVVYRIGTVIPAPGVSYPNVQACQAQSQDQNIFSLLNLFSGGALLQLSIFATGIMPYITASIIVQLLTVVIPRFEELKKEGQAGQSKLTQYTRYLTIALAVLQATGVIALADRGALFGDCDQPVIPDNSVYTLALTVLTMTAGTAVMMWLGELITERGVGNGMSLLIFLNIAAQIPAEGANILNNQGGLIFFFVCLLALAIIASVIFVEQGQRRIPVQYAKRMVGRRMYGGTSTYLPIKVNQAGVIPVIFASSLLYLPDLIGRLIGDPNQASGWQRFLQTYLVDQSSWVHILAYFALIMFFTYFYITITFNVDERAEEMKKFGGFIPGIRPGRPTAEYLGFVLSRITLPGSIYLGLVAILPNFFLSITGQGQNQNFPFGGTAVLIMVGVGLDTVKQIESQLMQRNYEGFLR from the coding sequence GTGCTCAGCGCTTTCCGCTCGGCTCTCGCGACGCCGGACCTGCGCAAGAAGATCCTGTTCACGCTGATGATCGTGGTGGTCTACCGGATCGGCACGGTCATTCCAGCGCCCGGGGTTTCCTACCCGAACGTTCAGGCATGTCAGGCGCAGAGCCAAGACCAGAACATTTTCTCCCTGCTGAATCTCTTCAGCGGCGGGGCGCTCCTACAGTTGTCGATCTTCGCGACCGGCATCATGCCGTACATCACGGCGAGCATCATCGTTCAGCTCCTCACCGTGGTCATTCCGCGCTTCGAGGAACTGAAGAAGGAAGGGCAGGCAGGGCAGAGCAAGCTCACGCAGTACACGCGCTACCTGACGATCGCGCTCGCGGTGCTACAGGCCACCGGCGTCATCGCACTCGCGGACCGCGGTGCCCTGTTCGGTGATTGCGACCAGCCGGTCATCCCTGACAACAGCGTCTACACACTGGCGCTCACGGTTCTCACCATGACAGCGGGTACCGCGGTCATGATGTGGCTGGGTGAGTTGATCACCGAGCGGGGTGTCGGCAACGGCATGTCGTTGCTGATCTTCCTGAACATCGCGGCGCAGATCCCGGCAGAAGGTGCCAACATCCTGAACAACCAGGGTGGCCTCATCTTCTTCTTCGTCTGCCTGCTGGCACTGGCGATCATCGCGAGCGTCATCTTCGTCGAGCAGGGGCAACGTCGTATCCCGGTCCAGTACGCGAAGCGTATGGTCGGGCGCCGGATGTACGGCGGTACGTCGACCTACCTGCCGATCAAGGTCAACCAGGCCGGTGTCATCCCGGTCATCTTCGCTTCGTCGTTGCTGTACCTGCCGGATCTCATCGGCAGGCTCATCGGAGACCCGAACCAAGCATCTGGCTGGCAGCGTTTCCTGCAGACATACTTGGTGGATCAGTCGAGCTGGGTGCACATCCTGGCGTACTTCGCGCTGATCATGTTCTTCACGTACTTCTACATCACCATCACGTTCAACGTGGATGAGCGTGCGGAGGAGATGAAGAAGTTCGGCGGGTTCATTCCAGGTATCCGTCCAGGCAGGCCCACGGCCGAGTACCTGGGCTTCGTGCTCAGCCGGATCACTCTTCCGGGTTCGATTTACCTCGGCCTCGTGGCGATTCTGCCCAACTTCTTCTTGTCCATCACCGGCCAGGGGCAGAACCAGAACTTCCCCTTCGGCGGCACGGCTGTGCTGATCATGGTCGGTGTCGGTCTTGACACCGTGAAGCAGATCGAAAGCCAGCTCATGCAGCGCAACTATGAAGGGTTCCTCCGATGA
- a CDS encoding adenylate kinase has protein sequence MTRVVLVGPPGAGKGTQAAALSERLGVPHISTGELFRAHVGEQTPLGQEAKRYLDSGDLVPDSVTNEMVRERLAEPDAKRGFLLDGFPRNTKQAEVLGEMLSDADMSLDAAIELQVAEDVLVERLLSRGRSDDTEEVIRRRQQVYRSETAPLLEYYADILVTVDGVGDVDEVSTRVLDALNKPS, from the coding sequence ATGACGCGTGTGGTTTTGGTCGGTCCACCAGGTGCGGGTAAAGGCACGCAGGCGGCGGCGCTGTCCGAGCGCCTCGGCGTTCCCCATATCTCCACCGGTGAGCTGTTCAGGGCACACGTCGGTGAGCAGACTCCGCTGGGACAGGAAGCCAAGCGTTACCTCGATTCCGGTGACCTCGTTCCCGACTCGGTGACCAACGAAATGGTGCGAGAGCGGCTGGCGGAGCCGGACGCGAAGCGGGGTTTCCTGCTCGACGGCTTCCCCCGCAACACCAAGCAGGCCGAGGTGCTCGGCGAGATGCTGTCGGACGCCGACATGTCACTGGATGCGGCGATCGAATTGCAGGTGGCCGAGGATGTGCTGGTCGAGCGGCTTCTTTCGCGGGGGCGCTCGGACGACACGGAGGAGGTCATCCGCCGTCGGCAGCAGGTGTACCGCTCAGAGACGGCCCCGTTGCTGGAGTACTACGCGGACATCCTGGTGACCGTTGACGGCGTCGGCGATGTCGACGAGGTGTCGACGAGGGTGCTGGACGCACTCAACAAGCCCTCGTGA
- the map gene encoding type I methionyl aminopeptidase, with amino-acid sequence MNLRALPVLRWLRRGGSIEVKTRGELEAMREAGLVVAHTLAEVTKAAQQGVTTAELDELAEQCIHDAGAVPSFKGYHGFPASICASVNEQIVHGIPSSKQVLADGDLLSVDCGAILTGWHGDAAVTIEVGSVSPADCALSAATKSAMWAGIEAARPGIRLTDISHAIEQAAERAGATDGVEYGMIAEYGGHGIGREMHMDPFLPNLGKPGKGPRINSGAVLAIEPMLTGGGSETLELDDGWTVVTADHSRASHWEHTVAITDDGPWVLTAPEGK; translated from the coding sequence GTGAATCTTCGCGCTCTGCCTGTGCTGCGGTGGCTTCGCCGTGGCGGGTCCATCGAGGTCAAGACACGTGGTGAATTGGAAGCCATGCGTGAGGCGGGCCTTGTCGTCGCCCACACGTTGGCCGAGGTCACGAAGGCTGCTCAGCAGGGTGTGACCACTGCGGAACTGGACGAGCTGGCCGAGCAGTGCATTCACGATGCGGGCGCGGTGCCGTCGTTCAAGGGCTATCACGGTTTCCCCGCGTCCATCTGCGCGTCGGTGAACGAGCAGATCGTCCACGGTATTCCGTCGAGTAAGCAGGTGTTGGCGGACGGTGATCTGCTGTCCGTCGACTGCGGAGCCATCTTGACGGGCTGGCATGGAGACGCGGCGGTCACCATCGAGGTAGGCAGCGTTTCGCCCGCGGACTGTGCTTTGTCCGCCGCGACCAAATCCGCCATGTGGGCTGGTATAGAAGCAGCCCGGCCCGGTATTCGACTGACGGACATATCGCACGCGATCGAGCAGGCGGCGGAGCGCGCCGGCGCCACCGACGGCGTCGAGTACGGAATGATCGCTGAATATGGTGGCCACGGTATCGGCCGCGAGATGCACATGGATCCGTTCTTGCCCAACCTCGGAAAACCGGGGAAAGGGCCGCGTATCAACTCGGGGGCGGTCCTCGCCATCGAGCCCATGTTGACAGGCGGCGGCAGCGAAACCCTCGAACTCGACGATGGCTGGACCGTCGTCACCGCTGATCACTCTCGCGCATCACATTGGGAACACACCGTGGCCATCACTGACGACGGTCCGTGGGTGCTCACCGCTCCTGAGGGCAAGTAG